Below is a window of Halarcobacter anaerophilus DNA.
GAATCACTTAATCTGACTAATGTTCCGTTTATTAAACTTAAAATATTAAAATATGGAAGAGTAGGCATATATACTTTTAAATGTGAACTTTTTATTCTCTGTTTTATTGCAATATCTTTTGAGTTATCATGCTCGTAAGATATAGGGTTGGAAGAAAATAGAAAGCTTATTGTAAGAATAAGTGCAAAAAAAATCTTATGCAACTTTATAACCTATCCCCGAAAGATTTATAATAAAATCCTTCGGCAGCTTTTTTCTTAAATTTCTAATTAAAGATCTTAAAGCGTTATCAGTCATAACATTATCCTGCCAAACTTCATTTTGTAATTGTTCATAAGAAGTAATAGTGTTGATATTTTTAAAAAGCAACTCTAAAAACAGAATCTCTTTTTTTGTTAAAGAAATCAATTTATCTTTATGTAACAATATTTTTTGATTCCAATCATACTCATAATCATCAGGCAACTTTTTTAAATTTTTTGAGTTTTCAAATAATTTTTGACAGTGAACTAAAGCATCAATAAGTTTTTCTAAATTTATAGGTTTTACTATATATTTTTCTATATGCATATCAATAAGTTCAAAAAGATACTTTTCACTTGTATAAGCTGTAACGACGACAATACAAATATCACTGTTATCTTTTCTAATCTCTTTTATAAAGTCTACTCCGTTCATATCCGGCATTTCCAAATCCGTTATAATCAAATCGGGAGTAAAGGTTTTTAACTTTTCTAACGCCTCAATACCATTTGATGCTTCTTCTACTTCTGCAACTATATAAGACAAAGAAGAGACTGTTTTCTTTCTAATAAGTTCTTCATCCTCAACAAATAAAATTTTTAATTGTTTTAAGACTTTATTTGACATAATTTCCACCTCAACAAATAATACAATTTATTTAAACTCATACATTTTTATATTAACAACTTCATACTCAAAAAAGTTGCCGTTTATTTGAAACTCGAACTCTTCATTAATCCTTTTTCCAAAGAGAGCTCTTCCTAAAGGAGATTTATTGGAGATTTTATTCTCTTTTGGATTTGTTTCAAAAGTTCCTACAAGTATATACTTATATTCTTCATTTGATTCTAAATTTAAAAGTTTTATTTCAGAACCGAAGTTAACTCTGTCGTGGGGAATTTTTGTTGTATCTATTACTTTTGAGTTATTTATGATTTTATCTAAAAAT
It encodes the following:
- a CDS encoding response regulator transcription factor — translated: MSNKVLKQLKILFVEDEELIRKKTVSSLSYIVAEVEEASNGIEALEKLKTFTPDLIITDLEMPDMNGVDFIKEIRKDNSDICIVVVTAYTSEKYLFELIDMHIEKYIVKPINLEKLIDALVHCQKLFENSKNLKKLPDDYEYDWNQKILLHKDKLISLTKKEILFLELLFKNINTITSYEQLQNEVWQDNVMTDNALRSLIRNLRKKLPKDFIINLSGIGYKVA
- a CDS encoding GreA/GreB family elongation factor, encoding MQKELITQFGYKKIVDEFKDLLENKKPYWVKQKEIAAQFGDRSENAEYISAKEMIRNLDKRLRFLDKIINNSKVIDTTKIPHDRVNFGSEIKLLNLESNEEYKYILVGTFETNPKENKISNKSPLGRALFGKRINEEFEFQINGNFFEYEVVNIKMYEFK